Proteins encoded in a region of the Planococcus citri chromosome 1, ihPlaCitr1.1, whole genome shotgun sequence genome:
- the LOC135846556 gene encoding farnesol dehydrogenase-like produces the protein MDKFVNKIAIVTGSSSGIGLAISKELIKHGVVVVGIARRIEKLTQLASELNEPEKPKKFHPLRCDITIERDIEKSFQWINSELGPVAILVNNAGIINPSLFKDITGEMITQIFDTNFKAAILWSKLAVENMTNNSIKGHIININSLAGHIILNFKPITNHIYTASKHALKVFSETLRRELVNQNSDIKITNLSPGMVLTEALTTFLPSAESFSPNKVIQAQDIADSCVYVLGTPPNVLVSELTIMPLHQDV, from the exons ATGGACAAATTCGTCAACAAAATAGCAATTGTTACAGGAAGTAGTTCTGGAATTGGATTAGCAATTAGTAAAGAATTGATTAAACATGGAGTCGTCGTTGTAGGAATAGCtagaagaattgaaaaactaaCG CAACTTGCTTCCGAATTGAATGAACCTGAGAAACCTAAGAAGTTCCATCCTTTAAGATGTGACATAACTATTGAACgcgatattgaaaaatcattccaGTGGATTAACTCGGAACTAGGCCCTGTGGCGATATTGGTTAATAATGCTGGAATAATAAATCCATCTTTGTTCAAAG ATATCACCGGTGAAATGATAACTCAAATATTTGatacaaatttcaaagctgCTATTTTATGGTCGAAATTAGCCGTTGAGAATATGACGAATAATTCCATCAAAGGACATATTATCAACATAAATAG CTTAGCAGGTCAcataatattgaatttcaaaccaATCACGAATCATATCTATACTGCTTCCAAACAcgctttgaaagttttttctgaAACGCTGCGTCGTGAACTTGTTAACCAAAATTCGGATATTAAAATAACA AACCTCAGTCCAGGAATGGTGCTTACTGAGGCACTAACGACTTTTCTACCTTCAGCAGAATCATTCTCTCCTAATAAAGTCATACAAGCCCAGGATATTGCTGATTCTTGTGTTTACGTTTTAGGCACTCCACCAAACGTGCTA gtatcCGAACTTACAATAATGCCTCTTCACCAAGACGTATaa